One Palaemon carinicauda isolate YSFRI2023 chromosome 4, ASM3689809v2, whole genome shotgun sequence DNA segment encodes these proteins:
- the LOC137639455 gene encoding dentin matrix acidic phosphoprotein 1-like — translation MTQWYSKVRNRCEIQEPTSSGNHSDSHSHTAKKQIYSHSHTAKKQIDFHSCRAENQTDSHSHPAENQTDSHSHPAENQTDSHSHTAENQTDSHSHPAENQTDSHSHPAENQTDSHSHTAENQTDSHSHTAENQTDSHSHTAENQTDSHSHPAENQTDSHFHTAENQLDSHCHTAENQLDSHSLTAENQLDSHSHTAENQTDSHTAENQPDSFPYSRESGRFLFPYS, via the coding sequence AGAACCAACGTCATCTGGAAATCACTCAGATTCCCATTCCCATACAGCCAAGAAGCAGATATATTCCCATTCCCATACAGCCAAGAAGCAGATAGATTTCCATTCCTGTAGAGCCGAGAATCAGACAGATTCCCATTCTCATCCAGCCGAGAATCAGACAGATTCCCATTCCCATCCAGCCGAGAATCAGACAGATTCCCATTCCCATACAGCCGAGAATCAGACAGATTCCCATTCTCATCCAGCCGAGAATCAGACAGATTCCCATTCTCATCCAGCCGAGAATCAGACAGATTCCCATTCCCATACAGCCGAGAATCAGACAGATTCCCATTCCCATACAGCCGAGAATCAGACAGATTCCCATTCCCATACAGCCGAGAATCAGACAGATTCCCATTCTCATCCAGCCGAGAATCAGACAGATTCCCATTTCCATACAGCCGAGAATCAGCTAGATTCCCATTGTCATACAGCCGAGAATCAGCTAGATTCCCATTCCCTTACAGCTGAGAATCAGCTAGATTCCCATTCCCATACAGCCGAGAATCAGACAGATTCCCATACAGCCGAGAATCAGCCAGATTCATTCCCATACAGCCGAGAATCAGGCAGATTCCTATTCCCATACAGCTGA